A genomic stretch from Hydrogenimonas urashimensis includes:
- a CDS encoding N-formylglutamate amidohydrolase has product MHYPEYEPETLARHYAMQRRQWMMCPGEGPIVAASIHDGHDLTHEVAERLTLDEALRLREEDPCTYRMTSVADNRITVSVSRFVVDFNRPREKAIYRTPEDAWGLDLWKSPPTAGMVDHALSLYDAFYDELRGYLQEIESRYGFFVVLDLHSYNHKRGGPDAPPEDPKANPDINVGTATLLDRRPWQRLIDRFIDDLRKFDYFGQRLDVRENVKFQGGYMAEWIHRNFKDSACVLSVEFKKIFMDEWKGTVELMLTERLHTMIKSAMPGIENSLLQMGARL; this is encoded by the coding sequence TTGCATTATCCGGAGTATGAACCCGAAACGCTGGCGCGCCATTACGCGATGCAGAGGCGCCAGTGGATGATGTGTCCGGGCGAAGGGCCGATCGTTGCGGCTTCGATCCACGACGGCCACGACCTCACCCACGAAGTGGCGGAACGGCTTACCCTTGATGAAGCGCTTCGGCTTCGGGAGGAGGATCCCTGCACCTACCGTATGACTTCGGTCGCCGACAACCGCATCACGGTCTCCGTCTCCCGGTTCGTCGTCGATTTCAACCGTCCAAGAGAGAAAGCGATCTACCGCACGCCCGAAGATGCCTGGGGGCTCGATCTGTGGAAAAGTCCGCCGACAGCCGGGATGGTCGATCACGCTCTTAGCCTTTACGACGCCTTTTACGACGAGCTTCGCGGCTATCTTCAGGAGATCGAATCGCGGTACGGTTTTTTTGTCGTGCTCGATCTTCACAGTTACAATCACAAACGCGGCGGGCCCGATGCGCCGCCGGAAGATCCGAAAGCCAACCCCGACATCAACGTAGGAACCGCGACGCTGCTCGATCGCCGACCGTGGCAGCGGCTGATTGACCGATTTATTGACGATCTTCGGAAATTCGACTATTTCGGACAGAGACTGGATGTGCGGGAAAATGTCAAGTTCCAGGGCGGATACATGGCGGAATGGATCCACAGAAACTTCAAAGACTCCGCCTGCGTCCTTTCCGTGGAATTCAAAAAAATTTTCATGGACGAGTGGAAAGGGACCGTCGAGCTTATGCTGACAGAAAGGCTTCATACGATGATCAAATCCGCCATGCCGGGTATCGAAAACTCATTGCTGCAGATGGGAGCCAGGCTTTGA
- a CDS encoding DUF4282 domain-containing protein, whose product MKDFLTFKTFVTPDVLIFFYYLGAVVVPAALWLFRQYLVERVPFCRKSDEMAKRLFAASKPIRKTVVILLVLGLFLMTELMWRIMFETMIGYFQMHDDLHRLVEQMKK is encoded by the coding sequence GTGAAGGATTTTCTTACCTTCAAAACCTTTGTCACGCCGGATGTATTGATCTTTTTCTACTATCTTGGAGCCGTCGTGGTGCCGGCGGCGCTGTGGCTTTTTCGCCAATATCTGGTTGAAAGAGTTCCATTCTGTCGAAAATCGGATGAGATGGCGAAGCGGCTTTTCGCCGCATCGAAGCCGATCCGAAAAACGGTGGTGATTCTCCTGGTACTCGGGCTCTTTCTCATGACCGAACTGATGTGGCGAATAATGTTTGAAACGATGATCGGCTACTTTCAAATGCACGATGATCTGCATCGGCTGGTCGAACAGATGAAAAAGTGA
- a CDS encoding arsenate reductase ArsC, whose product MKKVLIIDNGNAARSIMAQALVNRYLGRPCDVHAESAGLAPKGSIDHETLQVLAEDGIETEHLWSKSVDDLKETDYDLVVTVCDNVKEVCPTFPGAKKEIHIGFDDPSGKPFEAYERELHQMKNLLIPRIREELCEE is encoded by the coding sequence ATGAAAAAAGTATTGATCATCGACAACGGCAACGCAGCCCGTTCGATCATGGCGCAGGCGCTTGTCAACCGGTATCTGGGCCGTCCGTGTGATGTGCACGCCGAGAGTGCCGGTCTGGCGCCGAAAGGAAGCATCGATCACGAAACGTTGCAGGTGCTGGCCGAGGACGGCATCGAAACGGAGCATCTGTGGTCCAAAAGTGTCGACGATCTGAAGGAGACCGATTACGACCTGGTCGTCACGGTCTGTGACAATGTAAAAGAGGTCTGCCCCACGTTTCCGGGAGCGAAAAAGGAGATCCATATCGGCTTCGACGATCCCAGCGGCAAACCCTTCGAAGCCTACGAACGGGAACTGCACCAGATGAAAAATCTGCTGATTCCGAGGATTCGCGAAGAACTCTGCGAGGAATGA
- a CDS encoding VIT1/CCC1 transporter family protein, with the protein MRPRPQMNKALRQQQNEIDDYLIYTALSRIEKDQKNKKILKDIAAEEKRHYEFWKKITRKERKARRWIVVLYALMARYLGTSFALKLLERREEGAEEFYRELFDIYPEAKTIYEQESHHEKLLIDMLSDRKLLYAGAIVLGMNDALVELTGTLSGIALAFDKSALVGITGLIMGIAASLSMAGSAYLESKESPAEGIDPAVYALYTGIAYIFTTILLVGPFFLFETTLPALLLMFAAAVAAIVLYNFYISVARDQPFWKRLKEMSLITFGVALVSFGIGYTVRTWFGIDI; encoded by the coding sequence GTGCGTCCGAGACCGCAGATGAACAAAGCCCTCAGGCAGCAGCAGAACGAAATCGATGACTACCTCATCTATACGGCACTCTCCCGTATCGAAAAGGATCAAAAAAACAAAAAGATCCTGAAAGATATCGCCGCCGAAGAGAAGCGCCATTACGAATTCTGGAAAAAAATCACCCGCAAAGAGCGTAAAGCCCGTCGCTGGATCGTCGTACTCTACGCCCTGATGGCCAGATATCTGGGAACCTCCTTCGCTCTGAAACTGCTGGAGCGGCGCGAAGAGGGTGCCGAAGAGTTCTACCGAGAACTTTTCGATATCTATCCCGAAGCGAAAACCATCTACGAGCAGGAGTCCCATCACGAAAAGCTGCTCATCGATATGCTCAGCGACAGGAAACTTCTTTATGCCGGTGCCATCGTACTGGGTATGAACGATGCGCTGGTGGAGCTGACGGGCACGCTCAGCGGCATCGCCCTGGCGTTCGACAAAAGTGCCCTTGTTGGTATCACCGGGCTCATCATGGGCATCGCCGCTTCGCTCTCGATGGCGGGGTCGGCCTATCTGGAGTCGAAGGAGAGTCCCGCGGAGGGTATCGATCCAGCGGTCTACGCTCTTTACACCGGTATCGCCTACATTTTTACCACGATTCTTCTGGTGGGCCCCTTTTTCCTTTTCGAAACCACTCTGCCGGCACTGCTTTTGATGTTTGCTGCAGCCGTCGCCGCCATCGTGCTCTACAACTTCTACATCTCTGTCGCCCGCGACCAGCCGTTCTGGAAACGGCTCAAAGAGATGTCTCTCATCACTTTCGGTGTCGCGCTTGTCTCGTTCGGCATCGGCTACACGGTGCGGACCTGGTTTGGAATCGACATTTGA
- a CDS encoding bifunctional diguanylate cyclase/phosphodiesterase, whose translation MTLFRQITAVFTLFFLTMLAIVLAISFSDSRDYIENELYTKAQNTASTLAVTMSQAEGDVTKMSVMADAVFDTGYYRTILLKDLGGATLFKKSREPLVAVPAWFASMVHLKIERARAQVSEGWKPLGILEVVSDPTESLAYLYSLFKKIVLVFLLSALLGWFIIMALLKMILRPIQKMKQQAEGVLQNRFILNEDLPRTEELKRMSLAMNALVKRMEEMHQKLIALTSRNRELEYGDALTGLCNRRYFVVRYEEYTGSKDNRSAGMAVALRLCGTMEANKVIGYDRVNLLFKSVAQKVHGVFGTDEDMVACRISGMEIALLVPSLPMEEAEEMINRLLKSAREEIDKADAVRETLYVAAALVPYAPQKPLEKLFASIDLALNDAMSQNRDALKKLTYEDGLPTRKSQWRKLIVEAMEKGTLEPVLTNIFSENGVDISAELIFDLTTGSGERIPYRIYAPMLTQLDLFSRYAEYAFEYLISQPTFSCSRISMELPIRYLDTTHEFEKMLEYIKRLKAMHRGFVVEIGQNDLIRKNFSAIEAIVEELHRQAIPIAIARFNADTQMLELLHKVRPIYVKLHIGQFLDMSDTLRDSLTLLLGSIGTKLLISGAESSEDLEKLSELGADYFII comes from the coding sequence ATGACACTCTTCAGACAGATAACGGCAGTTTTTACACTCTTCTTTCTCACGATGCTGGCGATCGTTCTGGCGATCAGCTTCAGCGATTCGAGGGATTATATAGAGAATGAACTCTATACGAAAGCGCAGAATACCGCCTCCACTCTTGCCGTGACGATGTCCCAGGCGGAAGGGGATGTGACGAAGATGTCCGTCATGGCCGATGCGGTATTCGATACGGGCTACTACCGAACCATCCTGTTGAAAGATCTTGGCGGCGCCACACTTTTCAAGAAGTCCAGGGAGCCGCTTGTGGCCGTTCCGGCATGGTTCGCATCGATGGTGCATTTGAAAATCGAAAGAGCCCGTGCACAGGTATCTGAGGGCTGGAAACCGCTTGGAATACTGGAGGTCGTATCGGATCCGACCGAGTCGCTCGCCTATCTCTACTCGCTTTTTAAAAAGATCGTTCTCGTTTTTCTTCTCTCCGCGCTGCTGGGCTGGTTCATCATCATGGCGTTGCTCAAAATGATCCTCAGACCCATACAGAAAATGAAGCAGCAGGCCGAAGGTGTGCTGCAAAACCGTTTTATCCTCAATGAGGATCTTCCCCGCACGGAGGAGCTCAAACGGATGTCCCTCGCGATGAACGCTTTGGTGAAGCGGATGGAAGAGATGCACCAGAAACTGATAGCCCTCACGAGCAGAAATCGCGAACTGGAGTATGGCGACGCTCTTACAGGCCTTTGCAACCGTCGATACTTTGTGGTGCGCTACGAAGAGTACACCGGATCAAAAGACAATCGCTCCGCGGGGATGGCCGTGGCACTTCGCCTCTGCGGCACGATGGAAGCCAACAAGGTGATCGGTTACGACCGGGTCAATCTCCTTTTCAAATCGGTGGCCCAAAAGGTGCACGGAGTCTTCGGAACGGACGAAGATATGGTGGCATGCCGCATTTCCGGCATGGAGATCGCGCTTCTGGTGCCTTCGCTGCCGATGGAAGAGGCCGAAGAGATGATCAACCGGCTGCTAAAGAGTGCCAGAGAAGAGATCGACAAAGCCGACGCTGTCCGGGAAACACTCTATGTCGCGGCCGCCCTCGTACCCTACGCGCCGCAGAAACCGCTGGAAAAACTCTTCGCTTCCATCGACCTCGCTCTCAACGATGCGATGAGCCAAAACCGCGACGCCCTCAAAAAACTGACCTACGAAGACGGCCTGCCCACGAGAAAATCGCAGTGGCGAAAGCTTATCGTGGAGGCGATGGAGAAGGGAACCCTCGAACCGGTACTGACCAACATTTTCTCGGAAAACGGCGTAGACATTTCGGCCGAGCTGATTTTCGACCTGACCACCGGCAGCGGAGAAAGGATACCCTACCGCATCTACGCGCCCATGCTCACGCAGCTTGATCTCTTTTCCCGCTACGCCGAATATGCATTCGAATATCTCATCTCACAGCCGACGTTTTCGTGCAGCCGCATTTCGATGGAGCTTCCCATCCGTTACCTGGATACGACCCACGAATTCGAAAAGATGCTCGAATACATCAAGCGACTCAAAGCGATGCATCGCGGTTTCGTTGTCGAAATCGGTCAGAACGACCTGATCAGAAAAAACTTCTCGGCGATCGAAGCGATCGTCGAAGAGTTGCATCGTCAAGCCATTCCCATCGCGATCGCCCGATTCAACGCGGATACCCAGATGCTTGAGCTGCTTCACAAAGTACGGCCGATCTATGTCAAACTCCATATCGGCCAGTTCCTCGACATGAGCGATACACTCAGAGATTCCCTGACGCTCCTGCTTGGAAGCATCGGTACGAAACTGCTGATCAGCGGGGCGGAATCTTCCGAAGATCTCGAAAAACTGAGTGAACTCGGTGCCGATTACTTTATTATCTGA
- a CDS encoding transglutaminase-like cysteine peptidase → MLLFLTASVSLDAYIAQKRLQRLRARYGPFVAARFKYLDELVESLRHADTRRKLEETNDFWNGVRYGSDLRVWGKKDYWATPSEFLLKDRGDCEDYVIAKYFTLKDLGIDPKKLYFVYVRVRNRKIPHMVLAYYETPEAEPLILDSINYRIFPASKRKDIIPVYTFNGELLERYSNHSRNGLKEKNRKVKRKWEDLMQRMKRNEP, encoded by the coding sequence ATGCTCCTTTTTCTGACGGCATCCGTTTCTCTTGATGCCTACATCGCCCAGAAGAGACTGCAGCGGCTGCGGGCCAGATACGGCCCCTTCGTCGCGGCACGTTTCAAATATCTCGACGAACTGGTCGAGTCTCTCAGGCATGCCGATACCCGCCGTAAACTGGAGGAGACCAATGACTTCTGGAACGGCGTGCGCTACGGAAGCGACCTGCGGGTCTGGGGAAAAAAGGACTACTGGGCGACCCCTTCCGAATTTCTGCTCAAGGATCGCGGCGACTGCGAAGACTATGTGATCGCCAAATACTTCACCCTGAAAGATTTGGGAATCGATCCAAAAAAACTCTATTTCGTCTATGTCCGCGTGCGTAACAGGAAGATACCCCACATGGTGCTCGCCTACTACGAAACACCGGAGGCCGAACCTCTGATTCTTGACAGTATCAACTACAGAATCTTCCCCGCATCCAAAAGAAAAGATATCATTCCCGTATACACTTTCAACGGAGAGCTGCTGGAACGCTACAGCAATCACTCCCGCAACGGCCTCAAGGAGAAAAACAGGAAAGTGAAGCGCAAATGGGAAGACCTGATGCAGCGAATGAAAAGGAACGAACCATGA
- a CDS encoding Ig-like domain-containing protein — MAHIIGYVKSTEGKFYAKGPDGSVRELKEGDPIFSNDLVYDPSHNAANRVVIDLLRAENDLVASGKAEIMFDETVAQNETRLAESALSEADMVTALAAEERGENDPIDMLLKEYGDIDVEETAVGEKEVLPQSHESGDTFAAQSGAEANVEASLRNVASHNYSLDQTYNPAQAQRSENGTGLFTPEASVSPVAPSPSPTVPPMPIQPPNDTETSNSFTVADGNGDNIINADEATHIAVSGTVEPGSRIDSLTFSDGENTLHVPSSAIRYTPSTGHFSVDGIDVSSLADGPIVVSLTSTDEAGNSATSTSTLLKDTRPPHVELTLDETITSDDVINAAEADGNIGISGHVDGDFNVGETVHLSVNGQQYTGQVDASGRFVIEVPGKELVADPDHTIEASITVLDAAGNRTTAIDSDRYSVDLNAPKAPVVKIAEDANNDGFISGAELDGKVDVRIDLPADAEAGDRLRVTDGTDVQSVTLSEEMIESGRVSVAFDAPGEGGTIQVEAVIVDAAGNPSPAGSDSAIVDTTAPGATIALDGTITPDDVINAEESGRDIAITGTVGGDVKEGDTVTLNVNGKTFTAEVHEGRFTAMVPGSDLAADPDRTIEASVSVTDEAGNVATATDSESYRIDTALDISVALSDNNPNDSDNVINRAEQHQAAVTGHLEPGAVIKTMVITDEAGHRLEIDPADVVVEQDGNYRVDVDLSTLDDGTLQVAVSGEDAYGNTGTATGEIVKDTVCSVTIGLASSSDTGESDSDNLTNDDSPLLTGQTDPGAEVTIYQDGTAIGTVTADADGKWEFEVPSLIDRPVTTKTEDAQDSNGNELNNTLDTAVVFERSDFGAFSRNFGGSDDINGREVPENVKDPNTLSARFVGEIRNVDPEGSSFPADGHVDQDWVKVSLKAGEKLILDVDYGVDGNIWNNDGSVDTEIRVFDANGELVRGVDKHIYNYPAGEITDAMQDDDLTPLDGGEGSKIYDRTGPDARTLDPYYEFTVPKDGEYYIQVSAFNNGSKYDSGTYELWMSIENPKFDFTATAVDPYGNSASSDPLSVTLDTTAPGTPTVISQTTKDDTPLLQGTWDEAESTGLEVTLDGKTYVLGNDPELTTDGNGNWSLALNAPLAAGVYDVTVTTIDRAGNRSEDTTQDELVVQAHSNDHPPVANDDIVLTNIEAGEAIPIPARMLLNNDSDADLDDLAVTSVSNPVGGDVHGVDPIEFTDHLHVGRTAETMNEADRYAGDSEANPLNNDLEHAYEITRDRFGRVDGSQAPYVADAALPSFKWTGTIDDDGSTSGVSDKDYLKVYLHAGEKIILDVDKGDDGDRDVGKDPQDVDMAVYLYDGSGNLLASNDDAAPNAGGEGSVKSGYHGNSLDSYLEYEVSEDGYYYIEATAWDNSAHGIQDDDGNYELWISIDPVPGERHGSFDYEISDGKYSDDASVEVALTDSQTVTGTDADEILLGTSNQADTLKGEGGNDALLFENIDTVDGGSGNDTLFTQENIDFTLLADGQIKNIETIDMQDGKEENLVKLTLEDVIEMTDEDNTLVIDGESGDKVDVPDAPSGYSVTQSTEGGYDVYTYTSSSGDPTVTLKIDQDVQHG; from the coding sequence ATGGCACACATCATCGGGTATGTAAAATCGACGGAAGGAAAATTTTACGCCAAGGGTCCGGACGGATCGGTGAGGGAGCTGAAAGAGGGTGACCCGATCTTCAGCAACGATCTGGTGTACGACCCTTCCCACAATGCCGCCAACCGGGTGGTTATCGATCTTCTCAGGGCCGAAAACGACCTTGTCGCCAGCGGGAAGGCCGAAATCATGTTCGACGAAACCGTGGCGCAGAACGAAACGCGTCTTGCTGAATCGGCATTGAGCGAAGCGGATATGGTGACAGCCCTCGCCGCAGAGGAACGGGGCGAAAACGATCCGATCGACATGCTACTAAAAGAGTACGGCGACATCGATGTGGAAGAGACGGCAGTCGGTGAGAAAGAGGTTCTGCCGCAATCGCATGAGAGCGGTGACACTTTCGCCGCACAGAGCGGTGCGGAAGCGAACGTGGAAGCATCACTGCGCAATGTCGCTTCCCACAACTACTCGCTCGACCAGACATACAACCCTGCCCAGGCCCAAAGAAGCGAGAACGGGACGGGTCTTTTCACACCCGAAGCATCGGTTTCGCCCGTGGCCCCCTCTCCCTCTCCGACCGTGCCTCCCATGCCCATCCAGCCGCCGAACGATACGGAAACGAGCAACAGTTTCACGGTGGCCGACGGAAACGGGGACAATATCATCAACGCCGATGAAGCGACACACATCGCCGTTTCCGGCACCGTCGAACCCGGAAGCAGGATCGATTCGCTGACCTTCTCCGATGGAGAGAATACCCTTCATGTCCCTTCGTCGGCGATCCGTTACACCCCTTCGACCGGGCACTTTTCAGTGGATGGCATCGATGTCTCGTCCCTCGCGGACGGACCCATCGTCGTGAGCCTTACAAGCACCGACGAAGCGGGAAACAGCGCCACATCCACTTCCACGTTGCTGAAAGATACGAGGCCGCCACACGTTGAGTTGACACTGGACGAGACGATCACCTCCGATGATGTGATCAATGCGGCCGAAGCCGATGGGAACATCGGAATTTCCGGACATGTCGATGGCGATTTCAATGTCGGAGAGACTGTCCATCTATCTGTCAATGGTCAGCAATACACCGGCCAGGTCGATGCATCCGGCAGATTCGTCATCGAGGTTCCGGGAAAAGAGCTCGTCGCCGATCCCGACCATACGATCGAAGCGAGCATCACCGTTTTGGATGCAGCGGGCAACAGAACCACCGCCATCGATTCGGACCGCTACAGTGTGGATCTGAACGCTCCCAAAGCGCCTGTCGTGAAAATCGCGGAGGATGCTAATAACGACGGCTTCATCAGCGGTGCCGAGCTGGATGGAAAAGTGGATGTGCGGATCGATCTTCCCGCGGATGCGGAAGCCGGTGATCGTCTTCGTGTCACAGACGGAACGGATGTGCAGAGTGTGACTCTGAGTGAGGAGATGATCGAAAGCGGCCGCGTTTCGGTCGCTTTCGACGCTCCCGGGGAGGGCGGCACGATACAGGTCGAAGCGGTCATCGTCGATGCGGCAGGAAACCCCTCGCCCGCGGGAAGCGACAGCGCCATCGTCGATACGACGGCACCGGGCGCGACGATTGCGCTGGATGGAACCATTACGCCCGACGATGTGATCAACGCGGAAGAGAGCGGCAGAGATATCGCCATAACCGGTACCGTGGGCGGTGATGTGAAAGAGGGCGATACCGTCACGCTGAACGTCAACGGGAAAACCTTCACGGCGGAGGTGCATGAGGGAAGATTTACGGCGATGGTGCCCGGAAGCGATCTTGCGGCAGATCCGGACCGCACGATCGAAGCGTCGGTGAGCGTGACCGACGAAGCGGGCAATGTGGCGACGGCGACAGACAGCGAGAGTTACCGTATCGATACGGCGCTGGATATAAGCGTCGCTCTAAGCGACAACAACCCGAATGACAGCGACAATGTGATCAATCGGGCCGAACAGCATCAGGCCGCGGTTACGGGACATCTGGAACCGGGCGCCGTGATCAAAACGATGGTCATCACGGACGAAGCGGGTCACAGACTCGAGATCGATCCGGCGGATGTCGTTGTCGAGCAGGATGGAAACTACCGTGTCGATGTGGATCTTTCCACTCTTGACGACGGCACGCTGCAGGTGGCCGTAAGCGGTGAGGATGCCTATGGCAACACCGGAACCGCCACAGGCGAGATAGTGAAAGATACCGTCTGCTCCGTGACGATCGGCCTGGCCTCTTCGAGTGACACCGGAGAATCCGATTCCGACAACCTGACCAACGACGACTCGCCGCTTCTGACGGGTCAGACGGACCCCGGTGCGGAAGTAACCATCTATCAAGATGGCACGGCAATAGGAACGGTGACGGCGGATGCGGACGGAAAATGGGAGTTCGAGGTTCCCTCTTTGATCGATCGTCCGGTCACGACGAAAACGGAAGATGCGCAAGACTCCAACGGCAACGAGCTCAACAACACCCTCGATACCGCTGTCGTGTTCGAGCGTTCCGACTTTGGCGCTTTCTCCCGGAATTTCGGCGGGTCGGACGACATCAACGGACGGGAAGTGCCCGAAAACGTCAAAGACCCCAACACCCTTTCGGCACGCTTCGTCGGCGAAATCAGGAATGTCGATCCCGAAGGAAGCTCTTTCCCTGCCGATGGTCACGTGGATCAGGATTGGGTGAAAGTCTCCCTGAAGGCGGGAGAGAAACTTATCCTGGACGTCGACTACGGCGTTGACGGCAATATCTGGAACAACGACGGTTCCGTCGATACGGAGATCCGGGTCTTCGATGCCAACGGAGAGCTGGTAAGGGGCGTCGATAAGCATATCTACAACTATCCCGCGGGCGAGATCACCGACGCGATGCAAGACGACGATCTGACGCCTTTGGATGGCGGGGAAGGTTCGAAAATATACGACCGGACCGGACCCGATGCCCGAACGCTCGATCCCTATTACGAATTTACCGTACCCAAGGATGGGGAGTACTATATCCAGGTCTCCGCCTTCAACAATGGCAGCAAATACGACAGCGGAACCTACGAGCTCTGGATGAGCATCGAAAACCCGAAATTCGATTTCACCGCGACGGCTGTCGATCCCTACGGCAACAGCGCTTCGAGCGATCCGTTGAGTGTGACGCTCGATACGACGGCTCCGGGTACACCGACCGTGATTTCGCAAACGACGAAGGACGACACTCCCCTTCTGCAGGGAACCTGGGATGAAGCGGAAAGTACGGGCCTGGAGGTGACTCTTGACGGAAAAACCTATGTGCTCGGCAACGATCCGGAATTGACGACGGACGGAAACGGCAACTGGTCGCTCGCGCTTAATGCCCCTCTGGCTGCCGGCGTATACGATGTGACAGTCACGACCATCGACCGCGCGGGCAACCGCTCCGAAGACACGACGCAGGATGAACTGGTCGTTCAAGCCCACAGCAACGACCATCCGCCTGTGGCCAACGACGATATCGTGTTGACCAATATCGAAGCGGGGGAAGCCATTCCCATTCCGGCACGCATGCTGTTGAACAACGACAGCGACGCCGATCTGGACGATCTGGCCGTCACCTCGGTTTCCAATCCCGTCGGGGGAGACGTACACGGCGTCGATCCAATCGAATTTACCGACCACTTACACGTCGGCCGCACGGCGGAGACGATGAACGAAGCGGACCGCTATGCAGGCGATTCCGAAGCCAACCCCCTGAACAACGATCTGGAGCATGCCTACGAAATCACACGTGACCGTTTCGGACGTGTCGATGGTTCACAGGCCCCGTATGTCGCCGATGCGGCGCTTCCTTCGTTCAAATGGACCGGAACGATCGATGACGACGGTTCGACGTCCGGAGTCTCCGACAAAGATTATCTGAAAGTCTATCTCCATGCCGGAGAAAAGATCATTCTCGATGTCGACAAAGGGGATGACGGAGACAGGGATGTCGGAAAAGATCCCCAGGATGTCGATATGGCTGTCTATCTATACGATGGAAGCGGCAACCTGCTGGCAAGCAACGATGATGCGGCTCCTAACGCGGGAGGCGAAGGATCGGTCAAGAGCGGCTATCACGGCAACTCGCTCGATTCCTACCTGGAATACGAGGTCAGTGAAGACGGGTACTACTACATCGAAGCGACGGCGTGGGACAATTCCGCTCATGGTATCCAGGATGACGACGGCAACTATGAGCTGTGGATTTCGATCGACCCGGTTCCAGGGGAGAGACACGGCTCTTTCGATTACGAAATCAGTGACGGCAAATACAGCGATGACGCATCGGTCGAAGTGGCCCTGACGGATTCGCAGACGGTGACGGGCACCGACGCCGATGAAATTCTTCTCGGCACTTCCAATCAGGCGGATACTCTCAAAGGAGAGGGCGGAAACGATGCGTTGCTGTTCGAAAACATCGATACGGTCGATGGCGGGAGCGGAAACGATACGCTGTTTACCCAGGAGAATATCGACTTCACCCTCTTGGCCGACGGGCAGATCAAAAACATCGAAACGATCGATATGCAAGACGGCAAAGAGGAGAATCTTGTCAAGCTCACGCTCGAAGATGTCATCGAAATGACCGATGAAGACAATACGCTCGTTATCGATGGCGAAAGCGGCGACAAAGTGGATGTTCCCGACGCTCCGTCGGGTTACAGCGTGACCCAGTCGACGGAAGGCGGGTATGACGTCTACACCTACACCAGCAGCAGCGGTGATCCGACGGTCACGCTCAAAATCGATCAGGATGTTCAGCACGGCTGA
- a CDS encoding response regulator transcription factor: MIEILSGDIVLADRWREALKEYDPLIVERIESSESRKILIADFTTAWKEVLDYLKKRSDGRVELIVLEGVPKRRTAERLFAAGVKGYGNAYMQPIHLQSCVETVRSGNLWVYPEFLSALVEKIMHSKTQNLRAEDMPDILTPREKEIVEEVAQGKNNREIAERLGIAERTVKAHLGNIYGKLRVSNRLELALKVKETGSSTFVQ; the protein is encoded by the coding sequence ATGATCGAAATTCTGAGTGGGGATATCGTTCTGGCCGACCGCTGGCGGGAAGCTCTGAAAGAGTACGATCCCTTGATTGTGGAGAGAATCGAGTCTTCCGAGTCGCGGAAGATCCTCATCGCGGATTTCACCACCGCCTGGAAAGAGGTGCTCGATTACCTGAAAAAGCGATCGGACGGGCGGGTGGAACTGATCGTGCTCGAAGGCGTTCCAAAGCGCCGGACCGCGGAGAGACTTTTCGCGGCCGGTGTGAAGGGGTATGGCAACGCCTACATGCAGCCGATCCATCTGCAATCGTGCGTCGAGACGGTTAGGAGCGGGAACCTCTGGGTCTATCCCGAATTCCTCAGCGCCTTGGTCGAAAAGATCATGCATTCTAAAACGCAAAACCTCCGTGCGGAGGATATGCCGGATATATTGACACCCCGTGAAAAAGAGATCGTCGAAGAGGTTGCGCAGGGCAAAAACAACAGGGAGATCGCCGAACGGCTTGGTATCGCCGAACGGACGGTCAAGGCCCATCTTGGCAACATCTACGGGAAACTTCGCGTTTCCAACCGCCTGGAGCTGGCATTGAAAGTCAAAGAGACGGGTTCTAGTACTTTCGTCCAATAG